In Heterodontus francisci isolate sHetFra1 chromosome 30, sHetFra1.hap1, whole genome shotgun sequence, a genomic segment contains:
- the LOC137346717 gene encoding protein ABHD15-like gives MPIWGIAVWLLLITALLLLLRLYSATGLATRWPYGEEGAETGSAPRLICKPSALANYLLKTCKTFSLDPRAAWAEWPHLQTLCNGMWPAGGELDFVRENLQMSDEGLVALDWAMSDSLSRRRESSSSPAPILLLIPNSLGRLTRNASMLCLLALRHGYRPVIFNRRLHNGVPLTTCKLLPFGDPSDLREAVSYIRYKHPLAKLFAASESSGSGLLLSYLGECGSSSYITAAACISPIFRCQDWLETGALGLYRWLMLLYQKTNLSRYATVLGEIIDTEKLFRSCSLRELEEALFCQTRFINLSWASYWEKNDPLRDVDEVAVPLLCICSNDDPCRGNPEITLPFELFETNPYFFLLLTKHGGHCGFLTSRSSSWSHEALLEYFKSVSEFFRAEERTKSVYRRKVSMMSNKRRGVATHKKESVCSHNIHEIFNWQRSYTR, from the exons ATGCCAATATGGGGCATTGCTGTTTGGCTCTTGCTGATCACCGCTCTGCTTTTGCTGCTCAGACTCTATTCGGCGACTGGTTTGGCAACTCGCTGGCCCTATGGGGAGGAGGGGGCTGAGACCGGCAGCGCCCCCAGACTCATCTGCAAACCTTCGGCTCTGGCCAATTACCTTCTGAAAACCTGCAAGACGTTTTCCCTGGATCCCCGGGCGGCGTGGGCCGAGTGGCCGCACTTGCAGACTCTATGCAATGGGATGTGGCCAGCGGGCGGAGAGCTGGACTTTGTGCGGGAGAACTTGCAGATGTCAGACGAGGGTCTGGTCGCCCTGGACTGGGCGATGAGCGACTCGCTGAGCCGCAGGCGAGAGTCCAGCAGCTCGCCGGCTCCCATCCTGCTGCTGATCCCCAACAGCTTGGGGAGGCTGACCAGAAACGCCTCCATGCTCTGCCTCCTCGCCCTGCGCCACGGCTACCGGCCGGTGATATTTAACAGGCGCCTCCACAACGGGGTGCCCCTGACCACCTGCAAGTTGCTGCCTTTCGGAGACCCCTCGGACCTGCGGGAAGCGGTCAGCTACATCAGGTACAAGCACCCTCTGGCCAAGCTATTCGCGGCCAGTGAGAGCAGCGGCTCGGGGCTGCTGCTGTCCTACCTGGGGGAGTGCGGCTCTTCCAGCTACATCACGGCGGCCGCCTGCATCTCCCCCATCTTCAGGTGCCAGGACTGGCTGGAAACGGGAGCGCTCGGCTTGTACCGCTGGCTCATGCTTCTATATCAGAAAACCAACCTGAGCAG ATATGCCACTGTTCTTGGAGAAATAATAGATACAGAGAAGTTATTCAGGAGCTGCAGTCTAAGGGAGTTGGAGGAAGCACTATTTTGCCAGACTAGGTTCATTAATTTGAGTTGGGCATCCTATTGGGAAAAGAATGATCCATTGAGGGATGTGGATGAGGTTGCAGTTCCCCTTCTGTGTATCTGCAGCAATGACGATCCTTGCAGAGGCAACCCAGAGATCACACTGCCTTTTGAGTTATTCGAAACCAACCCCTATTTCTTCCTTTTGTTAACCAAGCATGGAGGACATTGTGGCTTTTTAACAAGCAGATCTTCCTCGTGGAGCCATGAAGCTTTACTGGAATACTTCAAATCAGTCAGTGAGTTTTTCAGAGCTGAGGAAAGGACCAAGAGTGTTTATAGAAGAAAAGTGTCAATGATGTCCAATAAACGGAGGGGAGTTGCTACTCACAAAAAAGAATCTGTTTGTTCTCATAATATTCATGAGATTTTTAACTGGCAAAGATCATATACAAGATGA